The proteins below come from a single Trachemys scripta elegans isolate TJP31775 chromosome 16, CAS_Tse_1.0, whole genome shotgun sequence genomic window:
- the KLC3 gene encoding kinesin light chain 3: MSLMVEVGESQLGRMTADDIIAGTRQVVKGLEALRNENRGISQRLQEALIQGHGQEEPPGGQALQLLEEKYDLVRKSLEGIELGLGEAKMMIALSSHIGALEAEKQKLRAQVKRLCQENLWLREELAGTQLRLQQSEEMVAQLEEEKKHLEFLNQLKQYDTKEEQPEKDDAQKRKDSLASLFASDEDEQRQGSQPTSTAMAAAQQGGYEIPARLRTLHNLVIQYASQGRYEVAVPLCKQALEDLEKNSGHSHPDVATMLNILALVYRDQNKYKEATDLLNDALDIREQALGVEHPAVAATLNNLAVLYGKRGKYKEAEPLCKRALEIREKVLGPTHPDVAKQLNNLALLCQNQGKFEEMERYYERALRIYQSQLGPHDPNVAKTKNNLASSYLKQGKYQQAEELYKEILTSHDKERAAAHHGDLAAGQSSADPLSQDAMGSVRRSSSFSKLRESIRRGSEKLVSRLKGESVRTMDPNPGMKRASSLNVLHVGERPPVPAASPAVPSRNLSASSQNLSPSSSLSSAG, from the exons ATGTCCCTGATGGTGGAGGTCGGCGAGAGCCAGCTGGGGAGGATGACGGCAGATGACATCATCGCTGGCACGCGGCAGGTGGTGAAGGGGCTGGAGGCGCTGCGGAACGAAAACAGGGGCATCTCACAGCGGCTGCAGgaggccctgatccagggccatgggcaggaggagccgccggggggccaggccctgcagctcctggaggagAAATACGACCTCGTCCGCAAGTCCCTGGAGGGGATTGAGCTGGGGCTTGGCGAGGCAAAG atGATGATCGCGCTGTCGTCCCACATCGGGGCACTGGAGGCCGAGAAGCAGAAGCTGCGGGCGCAGGTAAAGAGGCTCTGCCAGGAGAACCTGTGGCTGCGCGAGGAGCTGGCGGGGACCCAGCTGCGGCTGCAGCAGAGCGAGGAGATGGTggcgcagctggaggaggagaagaaacacCTGGAGTTCCTGAACCAGCTGAAGCAGTACGACACCAAGGAGGAGCAG CCGGAAAAGGACGACGCCCAGAAGCGGAAGGATAGCCTGGCCTCCCTGTTTGCCAGCGACGAGGATGAGCAGCGGCAGG GGAGCCAGCCGACCAGCACGGCCATGGCagcggcacagcagggcggcTACGAGATCCCGGCGCGGCTGCGCACGCTGCACAACCTGGTGATCCAATACGCCTCGCAGGGGCGCTACGAGGTGGCCGTGCCGCTCTGCAAGCAGGCGCTGGAGGACCTGGAGAAGAACTCTGGACACAGCCACCCTGACGTGGCCACCATGCTCAACATCCTGGCGCTGGTGTACAG GGACCAGAACAAGTACAAGGAGGCCACGGACCTGCTGAACGACGCTCTGGACATCCGGGAGCAGGCCCTGGGTGTGGAGCACCCGGCG gtgGCCGCCACCCTGAACAACCTGGCCGTGCTGTATGGCAAGCGGGGCAAGTACAAGGAAGCGGAGCCGCTGTGCAAGCGGGCGCTGGAGATCCGCGAGAAG gtccTGGGCCCCACGCACCCCGACGTGGCCAAGCAGCTCAACAATCTGGCGCTGCTGTGCCAGAACCAGGGCAAGTTCGAGGAGATGGAGCGGTACTACGAGCGGGCGCTGCGCATCTACCAGAGCCAGCTGGGCCCCCACGACCCCAACGTGGCCAAGACCAAGAACAACCTG GCCTCCTCCTACCTGAAGCAGGGCAAGTACCAGCAGGCCGAGGAGCTGTACAAGGAGATCCTCACCTCCCATGACAAGGAGCGGGCAGCTGCCCACCACG GTGATCTCGCAGCAGGCCAGAGCAGTGCAGACCCCCTGAGCCAG GATGCCATGGGCAGCGTGCGCCGGAGCAGCTCCTTCTCCAAGCTGCGGGAATCCATCCGGCGTGGCAGCGAGAAGCTCGTCTCCCGGCTGAAAGGCGAGAGCGTCCGGACCATGGACCCCAACCCTGG GATGAAACGCGCCAGCTCCCTGAACGTCCTGCATGTGGGTGAGAGGCCACCAGTGCCAGCGGCTTCCCCAGCG GTGCCCAGCAGGAACCTGagtgccagcagccagaacctctcccccagcagctccctctcCAGTGCGGGCTGA